In Candidatus Mycalebacterium zealandia, one DNA window encodes the following:
- a CDS encoding TIGR00159 family protein, producing the protein MSEIIEIFSLDFSGGFGLKDAFDLLFVTFVIYKLISLLEGKRAIQMIAGLFFLFVFYLLSGKIGLFTINWFLGEFLSSIIIIIVILFQGDIRKALTSIGRGSPFQKFFKHSDYKEKTVDEVVKAVNYLANRKIGAIIAIERSNSLLDYAESGIVVNTEVSAEILISIFNPGSPLHDGGVLIQTNKITSAGCFFPIDTNPDIPNHLGTRHRAAFGLSNETDATVVVVSEERGEISLVAQGKINPAIKINTLRNRLGILLKGTDKTEEKNHDISAK; encoded by the coding sequence ATGAGCGAAATTATTGAAATTTTCTCGCTGGACTTTTCAGGCGGCTTTGGTCTCAAGGATGCCTTTGACCTTCTTTTTGTAACCTTTGTCATTTACAAACTGATTTCCCTGCTTGAAGGCAAACGCGCCATACAGATGATAGCCGGTTTGTTTTTTCTTTTCGTCTTCTATCTTTTGTCGGGGAAAATCGGGCTGTTCACGATCAACTGGTTCCTTGGAGAGTTCCTGAGCTCGATAATCATAATTATTGTCATTCTGTTCCAGGGTGACATAAGAAAAGCGCTCACGAGCATCGGGCGCGGCTCTCCTTTTCAGAAATTTTTCAAACATTCCGACTACAAAGAGAAAACAGTTGACGAGGTTGTCAAGGCGGTAAACTATCTGGCAAACCGCAAGATAGGCGCGATAATAGCAATTGAGAGAAGCAACAGTCTTCTGGATTATGCGGAGAGCGGGATTGTGGTCAATACGGAGGTGTCTGCGGAAATCCTGATAAGCATATTCAACCCCGGTTCACCCCTGCACGACGGAGGGGTGCTGATTCAGACAAACAAAATAACTTCAGCGGGTTGCTTTTTCCCGATAGATACAAACCCTGATATTCCCAATCATCTGGGAACACGCCACCGCGCCGCGTTCGGACTGTCAAATGAAACAGACGCAACAGTTGTTGTTGTGTCTGAGGAAAGAGGGGAAATTTCACTTGTCGCTCAGGGCAAAATCAACCCTGCAATAAAAATAAACACACTCAGAAACAGGCTTGGAATTCTGCTTAAAGGAACAGACAAAACTGAAGAGAAAAACCATGACATCTCCGCAAAATAA
- the ychF gene encoding redox-regulated ATPase YchF, with the protein MGLKCGVVGLPNVGKSTLFNSLTSAEAEAANFPFCTIEPNVGVAVVSDERLEKIESLVKPEKTVPTFIEFVDIAGLVKGASEGKGRGNAFLSHIREVDLIVHVVRCFEDGDVTHVDGGMDPARDIATIENELILKDLETLEKREEKLISQSKSGDKEVKKHLEAVTKLREFVEEGNSVRANPNFVEIDKELQLFLLTAKPLLYVCNVDDATADSEFSESVERCAGETSSPVVNVCAKIEEEISKLAPDERAEFFNEMGIDRTGLEKLVRAAYDGLGLITYFTAGPKEAKAWTIKRGTKAPQAAGAIHTDFEKGFIRAETIKYEDFIETGSEAAAKEAGKMRSEGKDYEVCDGDIMLFRFNV; encoded by the coding sequence ATGGGACTCAAATGTGGTGTTGTCGGGCTTCCGAATGTCGGTAAGTCAACACTTTTCAATTCTCTCACAAGCGCCGAAGCCGAAGCGGCGAATTTTCCTTTTTGCACAATAGAACCGAATGTGGGCGTGGCGGTTGTTTCCGATGAGCGTCTGGAAAAAATAGAGTCGCTTGTGAAACCGGAGAAAACGGTTCCCACTTTTATTGAGTTTGTTGATATAGCGGGGCTGGTCAAGGGTGCGTCCGAGGGCAAGGGCAGAGGAAACGCTTTTCTTTCTCACATCCGTGAGGTGGATTTGATTGTTCACGTTGTGAGATGTTTTGAAGACGGCGATGTAACCCATGTTGATGGCGGCATGGATCCCGCGCGTGATATCGCGACAATTGAAAACGAACTTATTTTGAAAGATCTTGAAACACTTGAAAAAAGAGAGGAAAAACTCATTTCGCAGTCAAAGAGCGGCGACAAAGAGGTGAAAAAACATCTGGAAGCCGTTACGAAACTGCGCGAATTTGTTGAGGAAGGTAATTCAGTTCGAGCCAATCCCAATTTTGTGGAAATTGACAAAGAACTGCAGCTTTTTCTTCTTACCGCAAAGCCGCTTCTCTATGTCTGTAACGTTGATGACGCCACGGCGGATTCTGAGTTTTCCGAGTCGGTTGAGCGTTGTGCGGGCGAAACTTCCAGCCCTGTTGTGAATGTGTGCGCGAAAATTGAAGAGGAAATCTCAAAACTGGCGCCCGACGAAAGAGCGGAGTTTTTCAACGAAATGGGCATTGACAGAACGGGGCTTGAGAAACTTGTGCGCGCGGCTTATGATGGGCTCGGACTGATAACATATTTCACCGCAGGTCCGAAAGAGGCAAAGGCGTGGACAATAAAACGCGGCACAAAAGCGCCTCAGGCGGCCGGTGCCATACACACGGATTTTGAGAAAGGTTTTATCAGGGCTGAAACCATTAAATATGAGGATTTCATTGAAACGGGGTCCGAGGCGGCGGCGAAGGAAGCCGGAAAGATGAGGTCCGAGGGGAAAGACTACGAGGTTTGCGACGGCGATATTATGCTTTTCCGTTTCAACGTGTAG
- the folP gene encoding dihydropteroate synthase gives MRPLRIKDKTFDITKTLVMGALNLTPDSFYKKSRCCGTVDESLFRIEQMLSEGADIVDVGAESTRPGSVPVSEEEETNRLMPVLEKCAKEFPDIIFSVDTTKTSVAGRALENGAAMINDISGLTFEDSIANKVAEAGAAIVLSHTPARPCKMQKCADYECVVTEVKEALNKSIDKATEAGVSAESIIVDPGIGFGKTGEQNLEILNRLEEFSEVAAPVMVGTSRKSFIGVTLGGLPPEERLEGTAATVAIAVMKGASIVRVHDVKEMARVAKMSDAIKSGAT, from the coding sequence ATGCGCCCTCTGAGAATAAAAGACAAAACCTTTGACATAACAAAAACGCTCGTAATGGGCGCTTTGAACCTGACTCCCGATTCTTTTTACAAAAAAAGCAGATGTTGCGGAACCGTTGACGAGTCTCTTTTCAGAATTGAGCAAATGCTCTCCGAAGGAGCAGACATCGTGGACGTGGGGGCGGAATCCACGCGTCCGGGTTCGGTTCCGGTTTCCGAAGAGGAGGAAACAAACCGTCTGATGCCCGTTCTTGAAAAGTGTGCGAAAGAGTTTCCCGACATTATTTTCTCCGTGGATACCACCAAGACCTCAGTCGCCGGACGTGCTCTTGAAAACGGCGCGGCGATGATAAATGACATAAGCGGATTGACCTTTGAAGACTCCATTGCAAACAAGGTTGCCGAAGCGGGGGCGGCGATTGTCCTTTCGCACACACCCGCACGCCCGTGCAAAATGCAGAAATGCGCGGACTATGAATGCGTTGTAACGGAGGTCAAGGAAGCGCTCAACAAATCGATTGACAAGGCAACCGAGGCGGGAGTGAGTGCCGAATCCATAATCGTTGATCCGGGAATCGGTTTCGGAAAAACCGGAGAGCAAAACCTTGAAATCCTGAACCGGCTTGAAGAGTTTTCGGAAGTTGCCGCGCCCGTAATGGTTGGAACTTCACGCAAATCATTCATAGGCGTAACGCTCGGCGGACTTCCGCCCGAGGAAAGACTTGAGGGAACCGCCGCAACCGTGGCAATAGCGGTGATGAAAGGAGCTTCAATTGTACGCGTTCACGATGTAAAAGAAATGGCCCGTGTTGCTAAAATGTCGGACGCGATAAAGAGCGGTGCGACATGA
- the hflB gene encoding ATP-dependent zinc metalloprotease FtsH, protein MKSGIFKNIFLWLLIFVGLVAYYQFRGPATSKPLEISYSQFLSHLEDGKVGEVKITLENSLVEGSFTKGFFPPKTAPTDVAAARKSNEPHSQVQFTTFGPVSEDHLLQQLINSGATFSYEKDSGRTFGKLLISWGPFLFLILLMILFLRQAQTGGSRAMSFGKNKAKMLDKDNNKITFKDVAGVDEAKEEVGEIVEFLKSPMKFTSIGGRIPKGVLLVGPPGTGKTLLARAIAGEADVPFFLISGSDFVEMFVGVGASRVRDLFSQAKKNSPCIIFVDELDAVGRHRGAGLGGGHDEREQTLNQLLVEMDGFENNEGTIVIAATNRPDVLDPALLRPGRFDRQIVVPKPDLKGREAILKVHSEETPLHQNVDLAVIARSTPGFSGADLENLVNEAALRAARTGNKVISMENFEFAKDKVMMGSERKSLVVSKKEREVTAYHEAGHAVVAKLTPGADPVHKVTIIPRGMALGLTQQIPEEDKYTQSRSYLNTLIMVLLGGRAAEEIIFDERTSGASNDLERVTEIARKMVCNWGMSEKIGPISLSKTDEQIFLGKEFARTVDHSQNTAEEIDREIKAIVETNYEKSKQTLLNNIGILKSVAKRLLKKESISGSEIDEIMGASDLFAKHFKNETHTETNPKMTPSPT, encoded by the coding sequence ATGAAAAGCGGTATATTCAAGAACATATTTCTCTGGTTGCTGATTTTTGTCGGACTGGTGGCATATTATCAGTTTAGGGGGCCGGCAACCAGCAAACCGTTGGAAATATCATACAGCCAGTTCCTCTCACACCTTGAAGACGGAAAAGTAGGTGAAGTCAAAATCACTCTTGAAAACAGCCTTGTTGAGGGCTCATTCACCAAAGGGTTCTTCCCGCCCAAAACCGCACCCACCGACGTTGCCGCCGCACGCAAAAGCAATGAGCCGCACTCTCAGGTTCAGTTCACAACATTCGGACCCGTGAGCGAAGACCACTTGCTTCAACAGTTAATCAACAGTGGCGCAACTTTCAGTTACGAAAAAGATTCCGGCAGAACTTTCGGAAAACTCCTCATCAGTTGGGGACCGTTTCTGTTCCTGATTCTGCTTATGATTTTGTTCCTGCGTCAGGCTCAAACGGGCGGTTCACGAGCAATGTCTTTCGGAAAAAACAAAGCGAAAATGCTGGATAAAGACAACAACAAAATCACTTTCAAAGATGTGGCGGGAGTTGACGAAGCAAAGGAAGAAGTTGGCGAAATCGTGGAGTTTTTAAAAAGTCCGATGAAATTCACTTCCATCGGAGGCAGAATCCCCAAAGGGGTTTTGCTTGTCGGTCCCCCGGGAACCGGAAAAACGCTTCTCGCCCGCGCCATTGCCGGAGAAGCGGACGTGCCTTTCTTTCTTATAAGCGGAAGCGACTTTGTGGAGATGTTTGTCGGCGTGGGAGCATCAAGGGTCAGAGACCTTTTCAGTCAGGCGAAGAAGAATTCACCCTGCATAATTTTCGTTGACGAACTTGACGCAGTCGGCAGGCACAGAGGAGCCGGGCTCGGGGGAGGGCACGACGAAAGGGAGCAGACACTCAATCAACTTCTTGTGGAAATGGACGGTTTTGAAAACAATGAGGGAACAATAGTTATCGCGGCGACTAACCGCCCCGATGTTCTTGACCCCGCCCTTCTGCGCCCCGGACGGTTTGACAGACAGATAGTTGTCCCAAAACCTGACCTCAAAGGGCGCGAAGCCATTTTGAAGGTTCATTCGGAGGAAACCCCACTTCATCAAAATGTTGATTTGGCCGTCATCGCACGCTCAACACCGGGTTTTTCAGGCGCGGATTTGGAAAATCTCGTTAACGAAGCCGCTCTTCGCGCGGCGCGAACTGGGAACAAAGTAATCTCAATGGAAAACTTTGAATTCGCCAAAGACAAGGTGATGATGGGATCAGAGAGAAAAAGTCTGGTTGTCAGTAAAAAAGAGCGTGAGGTAACCGCCTACCACGAAGCTGGGCACGCCGTTGTCGCAAAACTTACCCCGGGCGCGGACCCCGTGCACAAGGTAACGATTATTCCTCGTGGAATGGCTCTGGGGCTTACTCAGCAGATTCCCGAAGAGGATAAATACACGCAGTCACGCTCTTATTTGAACACATTGATTATGGTTCTGCTCGGCGGGCGCGCGGCGGAGGAAATTATTTTCGACGAGCGCACAAGCGGAGCCAGTAATGATTTAGAAAGAGTGACGGAGATAGCCAGAAAGATGGTCTGTAATTGGGGCATGAGCGAAAAAATAGGCCCCATATCACTCTCCAAAACGGACGAGCAGATTTTCCTCGGCAAAGAGTTTGCGAGGACCGTTGACCACAGCCAAAACACCGCCGAAGAAATAGACAGGGAAATCAAGGCGATTGTGGAAACTAACTACGAAAAAAGCAAACAAACCCTGCTTAACAACATTGGCATTCTAAAATCAGTCGCCAAACGGCTTCTCAAAAAGGAAAGTATAAGCGGGTCTGAAATTGACGAAATAATGGGTGCGTCGGATCTTTTTGCTAAACATTTCAAAAATGAAACGCACACGGAAACAAATCCCAAAATGACACCCAGCCCCACATAA
- the glmM gene encoding phosphoglucosamine mutase produces the protein MPLKLFGTDGIRGHSGDFPIDKTGSRQIGFVVAQTLAKRVDSPQVVIGRDTRKNGDKLQENLCKGLISGGAKTVCAGVCPTPAVVSLLFQNRADAGIMISASHNPPEYNGFKIFNAEGCKIPDEIEREIEECFEKLNEPPPESENSLNSNEKSKWHETYSRFLENSVKDARDFSQIQIALDCANGAMFEIAPEVFEKTGAKLSVIGIEPNGENINKGCGSLETASLGNEIRQSSALFGASLDGDGDRVSFCDENGNEVDGDIILALFAREMLKNGTLKKPQIVATVMSNKGLEIFLEEIGIKLFRANVGDRNVADMMRNSGVNFGGEQSGHLIFSDHSTNGDGLLAALLMADIVKKNNKPLSRLLPEFELFPQTLKNVKISRGEPFDTIPGLPETVAKLEKQLGKTGRILIRYSGTEPLARILIEGENSDAIEQAASELAGIIERRIG, from the coding sequence GTGCCGCTAAAACTGTTTGGCACTGACGGAATAAGAGGACATTCCGGCGATTTCCCGATAGACAAAACCGGCTCCCGTCAAATCGGTTTTGTAGTAGCGCAAACTCTTGCAAAACGGGTGGATTCACCACAAGTCGTTATCGGGCGTGACACAAGAAAAAACGGCGACAAACTTCAGGAAAATCTTTGCAAAGGGCTTATTAGTGGCGGAGCCAAAACCGTTTGTGCCGGGGTCTGCCCGACTCCGGCAGTTGTTTCCCTGCTTTTTCAAAATCGCGCGGATGCGGGAATTATGATTTCCGCCTCACATAATCCGCCGGAATACAACGGCTTCAAAATCTTCAACGCCGAGGGCTGCAAAATCCCGGACGAGATTGAAAGAGAGATTGAAGAATGTTTTGAAAAGTTGAACGAGCCGCCACCCGAATCGGAAAACTCTTTGAATTCAAACGAAAAATCAAAATGGCATGAAACATATTCAAGATTCCTTGAAAACTCCGTGAAAGACGCGCGCGATTTTTCTCAAATTCAAATCGCGCTTGATTGCGCAAACGGTGCGATGTTCGAAATAGCTCCTGAGGTTTTTGAAAAAACCGGCGCGAAACTATCCGTAATCGGCATAGAACCTAACGGCGAAAACATAAACAAGGGCTGCGGAAGCCTTGAAACCGCGTCGCTCGGCAATGAAATCAGGCAAAGCAGCGCGCTTTTCGGAGCATCTCTTGATGGAGACGGAGACAGAGTCTCTTTCTGCGATGAAAACGGTAACGAAGTGGACGGCGACATCATTCTCGCCCTTTTCGCACGGGAAATGTTGAAAAATGGAACGCTTAAAAAGCCGCAAATTGTTGCGACTGTTATGAGTAACAAGGGGCTTGAAATTTTCCTTGAAGAAATTGGAATCAAACTTTTCAGAGCCAATGTCGGGGACAGAAATGTGGCGGATATGATGCGAAATTCCGGAGTGAATTTCGGCGGCGAACAATCAGGACATCTCATTTTTTCAGACCACAGCACAAACGGAGACGGACTGCTTGCCGCCCTGCTCATGGCGGACATCGTAAAGAAAAATAACAAACCGCTTTCGCGGCTTCTTCCTGAATTTGAACTTTTTCCGCAAACTTTGAAAAATGTGAAAATTTCGCGCGGAGAGCCCTTTGACACAATACCCGGACTGCCTGAAACCGTGGCAAAACTTGAAAAACAACTCGGTAAAACCGGCAGAATTCTTATCCGCTATTCGGGGACGGAGCCACTTGCCAGAATTCTCATTGAAGGGGAAAATTCTGATGCGATTGAGCAAGCCGCGAGTGAACTTGCCGGAATTATTGAGCGGAGAATCGGATGA
- the argJ gene encoding bifunctional glutamate N-acetyltransferase/amino-acid acetyltransferase ArgJ yields MSRKMKNTKNYSIPGFLFGSVSCGIKNRKDDLAIIYAEQPATAAAIFTTNRLKAAPVLLGMDRIKKGVCQALLLNSGHANAMTGSEGEKAAKATTLAIARNLKIPPSLVIPSSTGLIGGKFPAEKITKALPRLVSTLSPGGAKKAAGAIITTDKFVKIASRKIKIGGKTGTVRAIGKGAGMINPNMATMLCFVLTDVKISKSFAAKTLREAAGTSFNRIIVDGEMSTNDSVFLLSSGAAENKTISSASPDGRRFSKAVSEVCFDIAQMIVQDGEGATKVARIEVEGAKNVADADKAARAVGNSLLVKCALFGEDPNFGRIASAAGASGVKFNPAKLDIWIDKLKVVSRGKETQNAEKKAAKLMKKSEFTIKIRFSEGKAKAFVLASDLSLDYVRLNSEYRS; encoded by the coding sequence ATGAGCAGGAAAATGAAAAACACAAAAAATTATTCCATTCCCGGATTTTTGTTCGGTTCCGTGTCATGCGGAATTAAAAACCGCAAAGACGATCTCGCCATTATTTACGCTGAACAGCCCGCCACAGCGGCGGCAATCTTCACAACAAACAGGCTTAAAGCCGCCCCCGTGCTTCTGGGAATGGACAGAATTAAGAAAGGAGTCTGTCAGGCTCTTTTGTTAAACAGCGGTCACGCGAACGCAATGACAGGAAGCGAAGGGGAAAAAGCCGCCAAAGCAACAACGCTTGCCATTGCGCGAAATTTAAAAATCCCCCCTTCCCTCGTAATCCCATCGTCAACGGGATTGATTGGTGGAAAGTTTCCGGCGGAGAAAATCACAAAAGCGCTTCCGCGCCTTGTTTCCACTCTGTCTCCGGGCGGAGCAAAAAAAGCGGCGGGTGCGATAATAACAACCGACAAATTTGTAAAAATTGCGTCGCGAAAAATAAAAATCGGCGGAAAAACCGGAACTGTCCGCGCCATTGGAAAAGGCGCAGGAATGATAAATCCCAATATGGCTACCATGTTGTGTTTTGTTTTGACCGATGTCAAGATTTCAAAATCTTTCGCCGCAAAAACCTTGCGTGAAGCGGCGGGAACCTCTTTCAACCGCATAATTGTGGACGGAGAAATGTCAACGAACGATTCGGTGTTCCTGCTTTCAAGCGGAGCGGCGGAAAACAAAACCATTTCCTCCGCGAGCCCGGACGGGCGGCGATTTTCCAAAGCCGTATCGGAGGTCTGTTTTGACATCGCCCAAATGATTGTTCAAGACGGCGAAGGCGCAACAAAAGTGGCGAGGATTGAAGTTGAAGGCGCGAAAAACGTTGCGGACGCCGACAAAGCGGCGCGCGCGGTTGGCAATTCTCTTCTTGTAAAATGCGCGCTGTTCGGAGAAGATCCGAATTTCGGCAGGATAGCTTCGGCGGCCGGGGCTTCCGGAGTGAAGTTCAATCCGGCAAAACTGGACATTTGGATTGACAAACTGAAAGTGGTCAGCCGAGGAAAAGAAACGCAAAACGCTGAAAAGAAAGCCGCAAAGCTGATGAAGAAAAGCGAATTTACAATTAAAATCCGCTTTTCCGAAGGCAAAGCAAAAGCGTTTGTTCTCGCGTCCGATCTGTCACTTGATTATGTGCGGTTGAATTCTGAATATAGAAGCTAG
- a CDS encoding MBL fold metallo-hydrolase produces MKAKIIDHNFISPNVIASYLLDSSDGAILIESGPSTTFASVEKGLAEHGVRPEDIRHVFVTHIHLDHSGGAWRYARNGAKVYVHPKGAEHLTAPERLVSSAARVFGDRMETLWGDVQPVADDMVTVVEDGETISVGDLKIRAFDTPGHAGHHHCYLVDGTLFTGDAAGVRIDSGAVIPPTPPPEINIELWQGTVEKIREISPDSLCPTHFGRHTDVSAHLDNMSETLDEFSSWVGARVEKGEDESEIVRDFQKKIEDRVTSVRDEPVLLDAYRNTDTVGMNTGGLVRYWKKFRMAE; encoded by the coding sequence ATGAAAGCAAAGATAATAGACCACAATTTTATTTCTCCAAATGTCATAGCGTCATATCTGCTTGACAGTTCAGACGGCGCAATTTTGATAGAGAGTGGTCCCTCAACCACTTTTGCCAGCGTTGAAAAGGGTCTCGCGGAGCACGGAGTTCGCCCTGAGGACATACGGCATGTTTTTGTTACTCACATCCATCTTGACCATAGCGGAGGGGCGTGGAGATACGCCCGCAACGGCGCAAAGGTGTACGTGCATCCGAAAGGCGCCGAGCATTTGACCGCACCTGAGCGTCTTGTTTCGTCTGCGGCACGGGTTTTTGGGGACAGAATGGAAACGCTCTGGGGCGATGTTCAACCCGTTGCGGATGACATGGTTACGGTTGTTGAAGACGGTGAGACAATTTCGGTCGGAGATTTGAAAATAAGGGCTTTTGACACGCCCGGGCACGCGGGACACCATCATTGCTATCTGGTGGACGGAACACTTTTCACCGGAGACGCGGCGGGAGTGAGGATAGATTCCGGCGCCGTAATTCCGCCCACGCCGCCGCCTGAAATCAACATAGAGTTGTGGCAGGGAACGGTGGAAAAAATCCGCGAAATCTCTCCGGACTCCCTTTGTCCAACCCACTTCGGCAGGCATACCGATGTTTCAGCCCATCTTGATAATATGTCCGAAACGCTTGATGAGTTTTCATCGTGGGTCGGCGCGAGGGTTGAAAAGGGGGAGGATGAGAGTGAAATCGTGCGTGATTTTCAAAAGAAGATTGAAGACCGCGTAACGTCTGTCCGGGACGAGCCGGTCTTGCTTGACGCGTATAGAAATACCGACACGGTCGGAATGAACACCGGCGGACTTGTGCGGTATTGGAAGAAGTTTCGAATGGCGGAGTGA
- a CDS encoding quinone-dependent dihydroorotate dehydrogenase, with translation MSVYKKIVSPILDRFDSETLHSAVVESLHLAAKTSLTLSIAEFVAGGGERFADKRLETEIDGLRLENPLIVGAGWDKKGRAVAGLRAMGFSCAEIGSVTLRPQPGKPKPRLFSLAPGVFLNRLGFNSPGADGVVQNLSNASPLPMPIGISIGLNKDSSEENAPAEHSEVARKLLPFASYFAVNVSSPNTPGLRSLQQKDTLREILKSVVIARGEKKIPVYAKISPETSFAEIDGVIEAVLSSGAAGIIATNTTDSPQIKAKYGARWANESGGISGDDVDYRKLSTERIAYIRSQTKGKITIIGSGGIKDTKTALEKISAGANALQVFTAIRGEGAWVAGNINRGLVRFMEKEGISSLSEIAR, from the coding sequence ATGTCAGTTTATAAAAAAATTGTGAGTCCGATTCTTGACCGCTTTGATTCCGAAACCCTTCACTCCGCGGTGGTTGAAAGTTTGCATCTCGCCGCGAAAACCTCTTTGACTCTTTCAATTGCGGAATTTGTCGCGGGCGGCGGCGAAAGGTTCGCGGATAAGCGTCTTGAGACCGAAATTGACGGCTTGCGGCTTGAAAATCCTTTAATTGTCGGTGCGGGGTGGGACAAAAAAGGCAGAGCCGTTGCCGGATTGCGCGCAATGGGATTTTCGTGCGCGGAAATCGGTTCGGTAACTCTGCGTCCGCAACCCGGCAAACCGAAACCTCGCCTTTTTTCGCTCGCTCCGGGCGTGTTTCTAAACCGTCTGGGTTTTAACAGCCCCGGCGCGGACGGAGTCGTTCAGAACTTGAGCAACGCGTCTCCGCTTCCGATGCCGATAGGGATAAGCATAGGTCTGAACAAAGACTCTTCGGAGGAGAACGCTCCCGCTGAACACTCGGAAGTCGCGCGAAAACTTCTTCCGTTCGCTTCTTATTTCGCTGTTAATGTCAGCTCGCCCAACACTCCGGGTTTGAGAAGTTTACAGCAAAAAGACACTCTGCGGGAAATACTGAAAAGCGTTGTCATCGCGAGAGGGGAAAAGAAAATTCCCGTCTACGCAAAAATATCCCCCGAAACTTCATTTGCTGAAATAGACGGTGTGATAGAGGCGGTTTTGTCTTCCGGCGCGGCGGGAATTATCGCGACAAACACGACAGATTCACCGCAAATCAAAGCCAAATACGGCGCGCGGTGGGCAAACGAAAGCGGTGGAATAAGCGGCGACGACGTTGATTACAGAAAACTGTCAACCGAGCGAATCGCGTATATCCGCTCGCAGACGAAAGGGAAAATCACCATAATCGGCTCAGGCGGAATAAAAGACACCAAAACCGCGCTTGAAAAAATCTCTGCCGGCGCGAACGCGCTTCAAGTTTTCACCGCGATAAGAGGCGAGGGCGCATGGGTCGCGGGAAACATCAACAGAGGGCTTGTCCGGTTTATGGAAAAAGAAGGGATTTCGTCGCTTTCTGAAATTGCACGCTAG
- a CDS encoding pyridoxal-phosphate dependent enzyme, with product MTPLLKLKTPEGYAEIWAKLENLIGAGNSKERICSAIIADAEKRGILRAGKTTVVEATSGNTGVSLSLLCASKRYKTVLFIPESVSPERKSLARVYGAQIVETPADELMEGAVKRAREFAEENPDTHFFTDQFSNPLNPETHRLETAREIITQMEETGAPEIDAFIMGVGTGGTITGVGTEIKKIFSDTEVVAVEPASSAVLSGGKAGKHSIPGIGVGFVPDILDSNSYDRVIAVTEDEARSGVAELAQNNGLFAGMSSGANYTAAMKVALELGAGKRAVTIVCDSGDRYLSVK from the coding sequence ATGACCCCGCTGCTTAAACTCAAAACCCCCGAAGGCTACGCGGAAATATGGGCGAAACTCGAAAATCTCATTGGTGCGGGCAATTCCAAGGAAAGAATCTGTTCGGCGATAATAGCGGACGCGGAAAAACGCGGAATTCTCCGCGCGGGCAAAACAACCGTTGTTGAGGCAACAAGCGGAAACACAGGCGTTTCGCTTTCTCTTCTGTGCGCGTCAAAAAGATACAAAACGGTTCTTTTTATACCCGAAAGCGTCTCACCTGAAAGAAAATCCCTTGCCAGGGTTTACGGAGCGCAAATTGTTGAAACCCCGGCGGATGAGTTAATGGAAGGAGCCGTGAAAAGAGCGCGGGAGTTCGCGGAAGAAAATCCGGACACGCACTTTTTTACGGACCAGTTCTCAAATCCGCTCAACCCCGAAACACACCGACTGGAAACCGCGCGGGAAATCATCACACAGATGGAAGAAACAGGCGCGCCCGAAATAGACGCCTTCATTATGGGAGTCGGCACCGGAGGAACGATTACGGGCGTGGGAACAGAGATAAAAAAAATCTTTTCGGACACGGAAGTTGTCGCCGTTGAGCCCGCTTCATCGGCGGTTTTGTCCGGTGGCAAAGCTGGAAAGCACTCAATACCCGGTATCGGCGTCGGTTTTGTGCCGGACATTCTGGACTCTAACTCCTATGACCGCGTAATCGCCGTTACGGAAGATGAAGCGCGGAGCGGAGTTGCCGAACTCGCGCAAAACAACGGGCTGTTTGCCGGAATGTCATCAGGGGCAAACTACACGGCGGCAATGAAAGTGGCTCTGGAACTTGGCGCGGGAAAACGCGCGGTTACGATTGTCTGCGACTCCGGAGACCGCTATCTCTCGGTAAAATAG